The genomic segment GCGGTTATAGCCGCAAAAGAAAGTGGCTTAATAATAGAAGGTGGGGGTCATAAAATGGCAGCTGGGTTTTCATGTGAAACAAGAAAAATTCCAGCAATAAGAGATTTCTTTGAAGAGTACTTCAAAGATGTGAACACACAAGAAACCATCCATATTGATAGCGAGCTCTACATCGATACAATCACCAGTGATCTTTGCGATGACCTAAAAATTTTAGCACCTCACGGCGCGGGCAACCCTGAACCTAAATTTGTGCTCAAGGATGTGAGGGTCGTCACTAGCAAGATTATCGGAGAGGATGGACACATCGCCTGTACACTGAGAGATGTAAGGACACACACAGTCATCCGCGGGATTGCATTTAGAGCAGACCCTATACTGAAAGAGGCAATTCTAAATTGTGAAGTCACAAATTTTCTTGTAAAGATAAAAGCTGATAGCCTGGGATACAGCAACAAACCTCAGGTGATCATAGAAGATGCGTCAACTTAAATAATCAAGTACCGCTCTATATCCAGTGCACTTCTCCGAAGGAAAGAAATTGGGAGATAAAGCAGTGCTATCTAGATACATATGCATTACATCAACCTCTAGCGCGACCCAACAGCATCATGTCATATGGAAACACTAAGCTCACATAATAAAATAAGCGCTGTGAGCATGGATTCAGTACTTTGAATTAAGTCATCCAGGAATGTTAAATCTCACATGGCAGAAGCTCTGCAGGTATACATACATAAGCATTACAAAAGGATCTACCAAAAATAAATCACCTTCTTCGCCCCGACACTGAACATAAAAAAGACATTTGATGTTATGACTTTCTCTCTAACCTTTTGTATAATCTCGCTGTAAAACAAAGAGAATCATGCTCAAACCAGAAGATAGAATCTTTAGTAATATACAAAAAAGAGAAGGTATCACGTTAAGTGAGGCGCTCAGACGTGGTGATTGGAAGGACACCAAAAAATTTCTTGATAAGGAGCCTGAATGGATCGTAGAAGAAATTAAAAAATCCGGTCTAAGGGGAAGAGGAGGTGCAGGTTTCCCAACAGGAATAAAGTGGAGCTTCATGCCAAAAGAGAAAGAGGCTGGCAAACCGTCGTACCTAGTAGTAAATGCAGACGAATCGGAGCCAGGCACATGTAAAGATAGAGACATAATACGGTTCGAGCCACATAAACTCATCGAAGGAATAGTATTAGCAAGTCATGCGATGCGCATAGACGTATCGTATATTTACATACGCGGGGAGTTCTACAACGAATCTCTTGTTCTAGAAAAGGTCATACAGGAAGCGATGGATGCGCATCTTATTCCTGAGCAACTCAAGATTTTCGTTCATAGAGGCGCTGGAGCTTACATCTGTGGTGAAGAAACAGCTTTACTCGAATCACTTGAAGGAAAGCGAGGCATGCCGAGAATGAAACCTCCTTTCCCTGCTGGATGTGGGCTATATGGCAAGCCCACCACAATAAATAACGTGGAAAGTATTGCATCGGTCCCTACAATACTCAGTAGGGGAAGCGATTGGTTTGCAAATCTTGGCGTCAAAAATAGCTGTGGTACAAAAATATTTTGCATCTCCGGTCACGTAAACAAGCCGTGTAACGTCGAAGAGGCATTGGGAATACCACTAAAATTTCTTATTGAAGAATACGCAGGTGGTGTCATAGGTGGCTGGGACAACCTTCTTGCAGTGATACCAGGCGGATCATCAGTACCAATGATCACTAAGGAAGTTGCAGAAACAGTCACGATGGATTTCGATTCCCTAAGAGCAGTAGGCTCCTCCCTTGGGACTGGCGGCATAATCGTAATGAACAAAGAAACTGACATAATACGTGCCATAGAGAGACTTTCACATTTCTACATGCACGAATCATGCGGTCAGTGCACACCGTGCCGGGAGGGTACGGGCTGGCTATGGAGCATAATGAAACAATTAAGTGAAGGTAAGGGAAAAAAATCCGATGTTGATTTTTTATTGCAGCTCACAAAACAAATCGAGGGAAATACCATATGCGCACTAGGTGATGCGGCTGCTTGGCCTATACAAGGTCTTATAAAAAACTTCAGGGACGAGATAGAAGCACGTCAAAAAGGGTGATATTACCTGTTTGCTCAGAGATAATAGGGGGGACCAGTCACTTTATTCGAGAGAAGCAGCTTAACAGAGACAGCCCTCGATCTCACCATAACTGCAGATGTCACGAAAAAGAAATAGTGATCCACATAACAAAATCTTCTTGCTATCTGAATCTCTACTGAGAATATGATAAAATGCATCTTCGAGAGAAGAGCTCTTTCTACATTCCAAGCCTAGCTCAAGAATGGGTTGTGCGATTTCTTCAATCGTCTTACTACGTGGCTCACCTTGTACACATACTACTGAGATGCTCTCGATATTCGGGAGGAGATGAGATACAAACTCTTTTGTATCCTTATCTCTCGTCATACCAAGAATGATATGAATCTTCTCTTTCTCCAACCACTCAGAAATAGTTTTAGCTCCAGAAGGGTTATGTGCTCCATCCATGTAGAACTCCCAGCCTTCTGGAAGCATTCCAACAAGCTTATTCTTCTTGCCACGTATCAACTGCAATCTAGCTGGCCAGTCCGCATTTTTAATACCAATACTAACACTTTCAACACTAATTGCATCGCAGTTATACCTACTACTCAAAATTGTTGCTGCAGCAATTGCATTACCTGCGTTCCCAATTTGGTGTAGGCCTCTCAAGTTGGGAAGTGGATATTCTTCCACATGTGAACTAACACCAAACTGTAACATCCTCCCATCAGTTCCAACCTCCCACTCATGCCCTTGCCTAAAAACAGGAACTCTTTTACTCTTGGCAACACCCTGTATGATGTCTATAGCTTCACCATGTTGTCTTGCAACAACGCAGGGAACTCCTTCCTTTATAATACCAGCTTTTTCATAGGCAATTTGAGCAATAGTTGCGCCTAAATAAGAAGTATGATCAAAATCTATTGCCGTGATAATTGTCGCTATTGGCTTAGGAAAAACATTTGTTGCATCTAACCTACCGCCCATACCTGTTTCAATCAGAGAAAAATCAGCATTACTACGCGAGAAAGCCAAAATCGCAGCAAGTGTGGTCCCTTCAAAAAAAGTTAATTTTTCACCCTGGGAAGCAATTCTCACATCTTCTAAAACGTCGTAGAGAAACTTGTCACTTATTTCTCTGTTACGAAGCACTATTCGTTCGTTAAAGTATCTTAGGTGGGGTGACGTGTAAACATTCACCGAATAACCTGAAGCCTGAAGTATTGCTCGAAGAAATGCTATCGTGGAACCCTTACCATTGGTACCAGCAACATGTATGACTGGGGGCACAGACAAATGTGGACTACCAAGCCTTTTCAAGACACGTGTTACTCTATGTAATTTCAGATCAATTTCAGTAGGCCGAGCACCTAGTGGCTTGGGCCAATGCGGCATATAGACAGGCATCAGGTACCAGAAATACACATAAAAAAGCGATGAGAGTTTAGCACAGATGCACCTGCTTCGTACCATAAATCATTTTAGTGCAATAACTAATGCACAAAAGATAGTTGCAATGTTGATGTGTTTTGCGCAAAAAATACCACAAACTCTCTGTAGTGCTTCTACTAACACGGGAAAGACGTTTTCAATATTAGTGCGCCCACGTCATAAACACATTCAAAGACACCCACACAGGGTTTTTATCAGTATGCAAAAATATTCTTAACATTAACCGCGCACCAGACAAAAAACCGCTTAAAACTCCATACGGCACAACGGAGAAAAAGACAATTTCTTAAACGGAAAAGAAAGATTTTACCTGGTATGACAACATTCCTTGCACCAGTACAAGCAATACACTAAACAAACAACAACATGATCTCATTTACCTATGCAAAACGAGGAAAAAATCTCATCCAAGACATCATCCAACTTAATCTCACCTGTAACAGATGCGATATGATTAGCTGCAAGCTTGATTTCCTCTGCTGCAAGCTCGATTGGGAGATCTGTATTAAAACGTCGCAGATGCTCTAAAGCATTCTCCAATGCCAGTCGATGCCGCGCACGTGTAATAATGTGAGCTTCAATATTTGAAGACGAGATAATATCAAAGATCTTATCAAGAAGAAGCTGCATACCTTCTCCTTTATATACGGATATGCATATGTACCCCTTATCTTGCCAAAATGACAACTGTGTGGGTGCAATGTCACCCTTCGTCACAACTTTTACTACAGGAATTTCTAGCTTTTTTGCAGCTGTAAATAATTCATTGAATCTTCTATCGACATCATCGCTACACTCACCATTATCTGGATCGTGCTCCTGCATCATGTCGTGACACATCACACTACGGTCTTTCTCTTCATGCCGTTCATCAAGAATATCTCGCAAATTGAGATCCCTCTCCTCAATATCCGGGTAGTTCATATTCTTACTTCTAACACCCGCCTCGTTCAATTGCATTTCCTGCGCCCAGTCACTTGAACCTATAAGCTTATCTACATGTCTTTGATCAATTTGTATGTGCTCTCTACTTCCCAAAGCTGCTACTTGCCTATCCAGATGTCGTTCAATGACTGAGTTTGCTACATCTTCGCGTCTAACATTTGTGAGATGCAATTCGGTTATATCCCTGAGAAAGACAATTACATCTGCTTCGGTTGCTTTTTTGAGCGCCCTAGTTATACCCATTTTTTCTATTGCATCACAGGTTTCCTGGATTCCGGCCGTATCTGATAGGATCACTGGATAACCATGACAATCTAGTCTTACCTCCAGTATGTCTCTTGTAGTACCTGGAATATCGGTAACAATTGCAAGATCCCTCTTAGCAAGATAGTTAAAAAGCGTCGACTTACCTACATTGGGTTTCCCAACTATTACAACCGAGAAACCTTCTCTAATTTTTTCTCCAACTTTACCGTCAGCAAGATAACGAGAAATGTCGCATTGTATAGCAACAATCGATTGTTGTATCTCTGCAAGTACAGTTTCTGGTATTTCTTCATCTGGAAAGTCTATATAAGCCTCCAAATACGAAAGTACTTTGATTATTTTATCGCGTAGAGAGTTATATTCCTCAGCTAATTTCCCCGATAAATGCCGAGAGGCTTGTTTTAATTGCTCTTGGGTCTCAGAGTTAATTATATCTATTATGCCCTCTGCTTTAGTGAGATCCATTCTGTTATTCAGAACTGCTCTCCTGGTAAACTCACCCGGTTCAGCAGGTTTGAACAAAGTAGAAAGCTTCTCACTGATATACCGCAGAACTGCTATGCTACCATGTGAATGCAGCTCAACAACATCCTCACCAGTAAAACTCGCAGGAGAAGCAAAATAAACAACCAATACCTCATCGATTAGGAGTTGCTCATCGAAAAGTCTTGCAAAGTACACAAATCTAGGACGGGGCTGCTTAATATCTAACCCAAGGAGTTCTAGAGCCCGCAGTGCGTCTGGCCCAGAAATTCTAAAAACAGCTACGCCTGACTTCCCAAAAACAGTAGAAAGCGCGTATATCGTTGACATTCGTTAAAATGGTGACACTATACCGAACTTTACGGTCTTCACCTTATCTCCTTTTCCTTCTATTAAAGCCTTCGCTACATCGACTCTAAGCACACCAAACGGACTATTCCATACTAAACCCGCGCCAATACTACTCCTTAGTGCATGTGAGTCATAAACTTTTTCCGCAGTAACATCCACACCCGCTAAAGTACCAACCTCATAGAAAAAAGCAGCTTTCAAATCGAGCTCTACAGGCAGCCTCATCGGTACCTGCACTTCCGCAGTACCAAGAATGAAAGAGTTTCCACCTAATGCATCGCCCGTGTCGACATCACGTGGACCAATGCCAAGACTATCAAACCCACGCATTTCGTTGAGGAAAAACCTATTGGCAACATCAACGCCCTGTCCAGAATATCCAAATATAT from the Neorickettsia sennetsu str. Miyayama genome contains:
- the nuoF gene encoding NADH-quinone oxidoreductase subunit NuoF, which encodes MLKPEDRIFSNIQKREGITLSEALRRGDWKDTKKFLDKEPEWIVEEIKKSGLRGRGGAGFPTGIKWSFMPKEKEAGKPSYLVVNADESEPGTCKDRDIIRFEPHKLIEGIVLASHAMRIDVSYIYIRGEFYNESLVLEKVIQEAMDAHLIPEQLKIFVHRGAGAYICGEETALLESLEGKRGMPRMKPPFPAGCGLYGKPTTINNVESIASVPTILSRGSDWFANLGVKNSCGTKIFCISGHVNKPCNVEEALGIPLKFLIEEYAGGVIGGWDNLLAVIPGGSSVPMITKEVAETVTMDFDSLRAVGSSLGTGGIIVMNKETDIIRAIERLSHFYMHESCGQCTPCREGTGWLWSIMKQLSEGKGKKSDVDFLLQLTKQIEGNTICALGDAAAWPIQGLIKNFRDEIEARQKG
- a CDS encoding bifunctional folylpolyglutamate synthase/dihydrofolate synthase, coding for MPVYMPHWPKPLGARPTEIDLKLHRVTRVLKRLGSPHLSVPPVIHVAGTNGKGSTIAFLRAILQASGYSVNVYTSPHLRYFNERIVLRNREISDKFLYDVLEDVRIASQGEKLTFFEGTTLAAILAFSRSNADFSLIETGMGGRLDATNVFPKPIATIITAIDFDHTSYLGATIAQIAYEKAGIIKEGVPCVVARQHGEAIDIIQGVAKSKRVPVFRQGHEWEVGTDGRMLQFGVSSHVEEYPLPNLRGLHQIGNAGNAIAAATILSSRYNCDAISVESVSIGIKNADWPARLQLIRGKKNKLVGMLPEGWEFYMDGAHNPSGAKTISEWLEKEKIHIILGMTRDKDTKEFVSHLLPNIESISVVCVQGEPRSKTIEEIAQPILELGLECRKSSSLEDAFYHILSRDSDSKKILLCGSLFLFRDICSYGEIEGCLC
- the mnmE gene encoding tRNA uridine-5-carboxymethylaminomethyl(34) synthesis GTPase MnmE → MSTIYALSTVFGKSGVAVFRISGPDALRALELLGLDIKQPRPRFVYFARLFDEQLLIDEVLVVYFASPASFTGEDVVELHSHGSIAVLRYISEKLSTLFKPAEPGEFTRRAVLNNRMDLTKAEGIIDIINSETQEQLKQASRHLSGKLAEEYNSLRDKIIKVLSYLEAYIDFPDEEIPETVLAEIQQSIVAIQCDISRYLADGKVGEKIREGFSVVIVGKPNVGKSTLFNYLAKRDLAIVTDIPGTTRDILEVRLDCHGYPVILSDTAGIQETCDAIEKMGITRALKKATEADVIVFLRDITELHLTNVRREDVANSVIERHLDRQVAALGSREHIQIDQRHVDKLIGSSDWAQEMQLNEAGVRSKNMNYPDIEERDLNLRDILDERHEEKDRSVMCHDMMQEHDPDNGECSDDVDRRFNELFTAAKKLEIPVVKVVTKGDIAPTQLSFWQDKGYICISVYKGEGMQLLLDKIFDIISSSNIEAHIITRARHRLALENALEHLRRFNTDLPIELAAEEIKLAANHIASVTGEIKLDDVLDEIFSSFCIGK